The following coding sequences are from one Musa acuminata AAA Group cultivar baxijiao chromosome BXJ2-4, Cavendish_Baxijiao_AAA, whole genome shotgun sequence window:
- the LOC103982795 gene encoding probable serine protease EDA2, which yields MGIFSGFGYPLAHLLLFLSFFLAESRDFLSDQHRGNNAYLTRDEHWFNQTLDHFSPTDHHKFRQRFYEFLDYYQVPKGPIFLKICGESACNGIVNDYTSVLAKKFGAAIVSLEHRYYGKSSPFKQLTTNNLRFLSSKQALFDLAVFRQYYQEYLNAKYNISETENPWFVFGVSYSGALSAWFRLKFPHLTCGSLASSGVVLAIYNFKEFDQQVGDSAGAECKAVLQEITNLVDEKLQSDGKSVKKLFGAAKLQNDNDFLYLLADAAAIAFQYGNPDVLCSPLVDAKKNGSNLLEVYANYVRNYYLGKFGASLESYDQQHLKNITPGENSADRLWWFQVCTEVAYFQVAPKNGTVRSPNIDTRYHLDLCKNIFGEGVYPDVEMTNIYYGGTRIAGSKIVFTNGSQDPWRHASKQKSSEDLPSYLIKCHNCGHGSDLRGCPQSPLNIEGNAEKCTSPEAVQKVRQQIIQHIDLWLSQCQATGPGDDEPALRMTASS from the exons ATGGGGATCTTCTCCGGCTTTGGTTATCCTCTCGCCCATTTGCTCCTATTCTTATCCTTCTTCTTGGCGGAGTCTCGGGATTTCCTCTCCGATCAGCATCGTGGCAACAACGCCTACCTTACCAGAGATGAACACTGGTTTAATCAGACCCTCGATCACTTCTCCCCCACG GACCATCATAAATTCAGGCAACggttttatgaatttcttgattaCTACCAAGTTCCTAAGGGGCcaatatttcttaaaatttgtGGTGAATCTGCATGCAATGGGATTGTCAATGATTATACATCT GTACTAGCAAAGAAGTTTGGTGCTGCTATAGTTTCTCTTGAGCATCGATACTATGGAAAGAGTTCCCCTTTCAAGCAACTGACGACAAATAACCTGAGATTTCTGTCCTCAAAACAGGCTTTATTTGACTTGGCTGTTTTCCGTCAGTATTACCAG GAATATTTGAATGCAAAATATAATATATCAGAAACTGAGAATCCTTGGTTTGTTTTTGGTGTTTCATATTCTGGAGCACTCAGTGCTTGGTTCCGTTTGAAGTTCCCTCATCTAACTTGTGGGAGTCTTGCAAGTTCAGGAGTTGTTCTTGCAATTTACAACTTCAAAGAGTTTGACCAGCAG GTTGGAGATTCTGCTGGTGCTGAATGCAAAGCTGTGCTTCAAGAAATAACCAATCTTGTTGATGAAAAACTTCAATCTGATGGAAAATcagtaaaaaaattatttggtGCAGCTAAG CTTCAAAATGACAATGACTTCTTATACCTATTGGCTGATGCTGCAGCAATAGCA TTTCAGTATGGAAATCCTGACGTTCTATGCTCTCCTCTTGTTGATGCCAAGAAGAATGGAAGTAACTTATTG GAAGTATATGCTAACTATGTGAGAAATTATTATCTTGGAAAATTTGGTGCATCACTTGAATCTTATGATCAACAGCATTTAAAGAACATAACTCCGGGTGAAAATAGTG CTGATCGACTATGGTGGTTCCAAGTTTGTACTGAGGTTGCATATTTCCAAGTGGCACCAAAGAATGGTACTGTTCGTTCACCAAATATTGATACAAG GTACCATTTGGATCTTTGCAAAAACATCTTTGGAGAAGGGGTGTATCCTGATGTAGAAATGACCAACATATATTATGGGGGCACAAGAATTGCTG GTTCGAAGATAGTGTTTACTAATGGTTCACAAGATCCTTGGCGCCATGCTTCTAAGCAAAAATCATCAGAAGATT TGCCTTCCTACTTGATCAAATGTCATAATTGTGGACACGGTAGCGATCTTAGAGGATGCCCTCAGTCTCCTTTGAACATTGAAG GTAATGCGGAAAAGTGCACATCTCCTGAAGCTGTACAAAAAGTGAGACAACAGATTATACAACATATTGACTTGTGGCTCTCACAATGTCAAGCTACAG GACCTGGTGATGATGAACCTGCACTGAGGATGACTGCGAGTTCCTGA
- the LOC103982794 gene encoding GATA transcription factor 3 isoform X2, which yields MFHKTLVPFSSSSSPAPSLSSPFFIPQPTSIPLPLGPLQLPSPVPSLVYFNCSQVEREVRMEEALKHSMPGSSLYSGQQRLQQQQQNKVTVNEEWGWAAERGNLLGEEFSVDDLLDLGDYAENYKEAEAAKEVVEEVTAKAEAPEAGNGERADSNNSSPPSTSSTLSFQSLQPRLSEISLPAHDAEELEWVSLVIEGSSSEFSQCPGVAHTTSAPPPHGQTGTPAVAAAQGGSPKSPAVCGFSNEVMVPMKAKRSKRCRSAAAWNTSISCLVYDRHPAAGADQSFLLYDATPPPAKNQRPKKRGRKPKPPATAASGSCERRCSHCGAQKTPQWRAGPLGAKTLCNACGVRFKSGRLLPEYRPACSPTFVNHIHSNSHRKVLEMRRKKEAELLIFPAAPPVPSF from the exons ATGTTCCACAAAACGCTCGTCCCCTTCTCTTCGTCTTCCTCTCCTGCTCCTTCGCTGTCGTCTCCGTTCTTCATTCCTCAGCCTACCTCCATTCCTCTGCCACTTGGCCCGCTTCAGCTGCCGTCCCCTGTTCCTTCTTTGGTCTACTTCAACTGCTCGCAG GTAGAAAGAGAGGTGAGAATGGAGGAGGCGCTGAAACATAGCATGCCGGGGAGCAGTTTATACTCAGGACAGCAGCGGcttcaacagcagcagcagaacaAGGTGACGGTGAACGAGGAGTGGGGTTGGGCTGCCGAAAGAGGGAACCTTTTGGGAGAGGAGTTCTCGGTGGACGACCTCCTCGACCTCGGAGACTACGCGGAGAACTACAAGGAAGCAGAGGCGGCGAAGGAGGTGGTCGAAGAAGTCACTGCTAAAGCCGAAGCTCCCGAAGCAGGGAACGGGGAAAGAGCTGATTCCAAcaattcttctcctccttccacGAGTTCGACTCTCTCCTTCCAATCACTGCAGCCTCGTCTTTCTGAAATCAGTCTTCCC GCGCATGATGCTGAAGAGCTGGAGTGGGTCTCTCTCGTCATAGAAGGCTCCTCCTCAGAGTTTTCGCAGTGCCCTGGCGTTGCTCACACCACTTCAGCGCCGCCGCCTCACGGCCAAACCGGTACCCCGGCAGTAGCAGCAGCACAAGGTGGATCCCCTAAGAGCCCAGCGGTCTGTGGATTCTCCAACGAAGTTATGGTCCCCATGAAGGCCAAACGCAGCAAGCGCTGCCGCTCCGCCGCCGCATG GAACACCTCCATCTCATGCCTCGTATACGACCGCCATCCCGCCGCCGGCGCTGACCAAAGCTTCCTCCTATATGACGCCACGCCGCCCCCAGCCAAGAACCAACGGCCCAAGAAACGTGGCCGGAAGCCAAAGCCACCAGCGACCGCCGCTTCCGGCTCCTGCGAGCGGCGGTGCAGCCACTGCGGGGCCCAGAAGACGCCGCAGTGGCGGGCCGGGCCCCTCGGCGCCAAGACCCTCTGCAACGCCTGCGGCGTCAGGTTCAAGTCCGGCCGCCTCCTCCCGGAGTACCGTCCCGCCTGCAGCCCTACCTTCGTCAACCACATCCACTCCAACAGCCACCGCAAGGTCCTCGAAATGCGGCGCAAGAAGGAGGCGGAGCTCCTCATCTTCCCTGCCGCGCCACCGGTCCCTTCCTTCTGA
- the LOC103982794 gene encoding GATA transcription factor 5 isoform X1 — protein sequence MFHKTLVPFSSSSSPAPSLSSPFFIPQPTSIPLPLGPLQLPSPVPSLVYFNCSQVEREVRMEEALKHSMPGSSLYSGQQRLQQQQQNKVTVNEEWGWAAERGNLLGEEFSVDDLLDLGDYAENYKEAEAAKEVVEEVTAKAEAPEAGNGERADSNNSSPPSTSSTLSFQSLQPRLSEISLPAHDAEELEWVSLVIEGSSSEFSQCPGVAHTTSAPPPHGQTGTPAVAAAQGGSPKSPAVCGFSNEVMVPMKAKRSKRCRSAAAWSVSGPLVFADSSSITTSATSSSASSSCSSSRNTSISCLVYDRHPAAGADQSFLLYDATPPPAKNQRPKKRGRKPKPPATAASGSCERRCSHCGAQKTPQWRAGPLGAKTLCNACGVRFKSGRLLPEYRPACSPTFVNHIHSNSHRKVLEMRRKKEAELLIFPAAPPVPSF from the exons ATGTTCCACAAAACGCTCGTCCCCTTCTCTTCGTCTTCCTCTCCTGCTCCTTCGCTGTCGTCTCCGTTCTTCATTCCTCAGCCTACCTCCATTCCTCTGCCACTTGGCCCGCTTCAGCTGCCGTCCCCTGTTCCTTCTTTGGTCTACTTCAACTGCTCGCAG GTAGAAAGAGAGGTGAGAATGGAGGAGGCGCTGAAACATAGCATGCCGGGGAGCAGTTTATACTCAGGACAGCAGCGGcttcaacagcagcagcagaacaAGGTGACGGTGAACGAGGAGTGGGGTTGGGCTGCCGAAAGAGGGAACCTTTTGGGAGAGGAGTTCTCGGTGGACGACCTCCTCGACCTCGGAGACTACGCGGAGAACTACAAGGAAGCAGAGGCGGCGAAGGAGGTGGTCGAAGAAGTCACTGCTAAAGCCGAAGCTCCCGAAGCAGGGAACGGGGAAAGAGCTGATTCCAAcaattcttctcctccttccacGAGTTCGACTCTCTCCTTCCAATCACTGCAGCCTCGTCTTTCTGAAATCAGTCTTCCC GCGCATGATGCTGAAGAGCTGGAGTGGGTCTCTCTCGTCATAGAAGGCTCCTCCTCAGAGTTTTCGCAGTGCCCTGGCGTTGCTCACACCACTTCAGCGCCGCCGCCTCACGGCCAAACCGGTACCCCGGCAGTAGCAGCAGCACAAGGTGGATCCCCTAAGAGCCCAGCGGTCTGTGGATTCTCCAACGAAGTTATGGTCCCCATGAAGGCCAAACGCAGCAAGCGCTGCCGCTCCGCCGCCGCATGGTCCGTGTCCGGCCCTCTTGTTTTCGCCGACTCCTCCTCAATCACCACCAGCGCCACCTCTTCCTCCGCTTCATCCTCTTGCTCCTCCTCCAGGAACACCTCCATCTCATGCCTCGTATACGACCGCCATCCCGCCGCCGGCGCTGACCAAAGCTTCCTCCTATATGACGCCACGCCGCCCCCAGCCAAGAACCAACGGCCCAAGAAACGTGGCCGGAAGCCAAAGCCACCAGCGACCGCCGCTTCCGGCTCCTGCGAGCGGCGGTGCAGCCACTGCGGGGCCCAGAAGACGCCGCAGTGGCGGGCCGGGCCCCTCGGCGCCAAGACCCTCTGCAACGCCTGCGGCGTCAGGTTCAAGTCCGGCCGCCTCCTCCCGGAGTACCGTCCCGCCTGCAGCCCTACCTTCGTCAACCACATCCACTCCAACAGCCACCGCAAGGTCCTCGAAATGCGGCGCAAGAAGGAGGCGGAGCTCCTCATCTTCCCTGCCGCGCCACCGGTCCCTTCCTTCTGA
- the LOC103982792 gene encoding uncharacterized protein LOC103982792 has product MASSLLRFPLPRPHSSLLLSPSSIPHKISSRLLLLLPFSSPSSSSSSRLLLSSSHRLFSSLSHSPPPPPPPDPLHLQSDLRGQDSDFEDPEEDDSHEESELENEAGDDTEPAVAVPLPRLPSPKLSIKEKKELASYAHSLGKKLKSQQVGKSGVTPSVAAAFVETLEANELLKLKVHGSCPGELSDVIKQLEQATGSVVVGQIGRSVILYRPSLSKMQKKEAQNTRNTWNAKSPKPVGTSKMQRKRKVFARSSR; this is encoded by the exons ATGGCCTCATCCCTTCTTCGCTTCCCTCTCCCCCGCCCTcactcctctctccttctctcccCTTCCTCTATCCCCCACAAGATCTCCtctcgtctcctcctcctcctccccttctcctctccatcctcatcttcctcttctcgtCTCCTTCTCTCTAGCTCCCATCGCCTCTTCTCCTCGCTTTCCcattcgccgccgccgccgccgcctcctgatCCTCTCCACCTCCAGAGCGACCTCCGAGGTCAAGATTCCGACTTCGAGGACCCAGAAGAAGATGATTCCCATGAAGAATCCGAGCTCGAGAACGAGGCGGGGGATGATACGGAACCGGCTGTTGCCGTTCCGTTGCCGCGGTTGCCATCGCCGAAGCTGAGCATTAAGGAGAAGAAGGAGCTGGCATCGTACGCCCACAGCCTGGGAAAGAAGCTCAAGTCCCAGCAGGTCGGTAAGTCGGGTGTGACTCCCTCCGTGGCCGCCGCCTTCGTCGAGACTCTGGAGGCCAATGAGCTCCTCAAG CTAAAAGTACATGGAAGCTGTCCAGGAGAGCTAAGTGATGTGATAAAACAACTTGAGCAGGCAACTGGATCAGTTGTTGTGGGACAGATTGGCCGTTCAGTCATTCTCTATAGGCCTAGCCTTAGCAAGATGCAAAAGAAAGAAGCTCAGAATACCAGGAATACCTGGAATGCAAAGTCTCCGAAACCCGTTGGCACCTCCAAAATGCAAAGGAAACGGAAAGTGTTTGCTCGTAGCAGCAGATAA